The sequence below is a genomic window from Ipomoea triloba cultivar NCNSP0323 chromosome 10, ASM357664v1.
ggctaaggatacaaacttgtaacaacaaagtcacgagttcgaatcccaacactcttggtttgagccggttagctatgggcaacctaggttggtttacctctttgtggtcctttgccggctagggtcatcACAAGGTGGGGTACCAGTACACACTCTCGGGTAGTGGCTGtaggtttccctcgtcaccccaaAGAATGGAGGTTTTTGAGCATATAGTAGCATTCTAAGATCATGCTTCTAGAGTCAAAAGACATATCAATTGCATACTGATAGGTCATTGAACAATAAATGAGCTTTCCACAGAGAAACACAGTTAACTAATCCAAGGATAAGGCCAAATAAGAAAGAGCTATCAAACTACTTGCCAAGATCACTAATCTGAAATCCATAAATCCAAGTGTTTCAACTGACTATGTGTGTGAGTTCTAGACTTAGATATTAATCTTGAACAACTTTCACTAGTTCATGCTAGTAATTGAAACCCAACAATATTCATTGCACTAGTGCTTAAAGGGTCTTCTAAAAAGTAGCTGTAATTCCAAAGCTAAGGAGGTGAGTAGTTCTGCTGAGTTACCCCAGTCAGTAAGAGAGAGTTTACTTCCCCTACTTACATGCAAGTTCCACTGAAAGTGAAAATCGTTCTTTTCTCTACTTTGATTGCCAGACAAGAACTTTTGTAGGACTATAAAATCTCCAGTAAGCCTAATGCTGTCACTGAGTTTACAACTTCTCATAATAGTCAATGAAAAATACCAACATTGCAAGCCTTCCCCCATTAGAGAGCATCATCGGGCTTGCAATGGGAAATACAGTTACATAGCTATGCAATGATAAGACAAAATAGCAAAAAAACTAAGTCTCCCTAAATCACTAATCTGAAATCCATAAACTATTGTAAAGCTTGATGCTATTACACCAGTAAGTTAACTCAATAGCAGGATTAGGAAATGCTGTCATAAGAAATTACTAGAAATACAACAGTTCGCATCAACCAGAGATTTATAATCTATTGAATTGGTTTATTATGCATACTAAGTGGGAAACAGAATAAATCGTAAAATGATGAAATGGTACCAACCAGAAGCGATCATCGGGCCCTGTGCCACACTGATGAAACGCCATTACAGCTCGAACCTTCAAGCGATGGCGCTTCGCCAACGCCACAATCTCCAAATAACCCTCCCAATTGTAAACCCTAGGCGATTCCCTCTCCACCAGCCCCCACCACACCTCCATCACGACTCCCTCCACTCCCATCGCCGTCAGCGCCCTGAACGAATGCTCCATGATCTTCTTCCTCGTCATCTGCCCCGACGGCGAGCTGACGGCGTCCACCGGGAGGGTCACGAACACCGACGAGCCGCGCCGGCGATTGTACGTCGGCACGCCGTGCAGCAGCTCGTAGCGGAGATCGCCGTCGGAGCCATTGGAAGACGCGGAGGAAGACGAGTCGAGCCTTGAGTACAACGTGAACTTCCGAGCCGGGAACCGAGTGTGGATCGGCGACAATAGTCCTACAGAAGCAGCCGCGCGGGCCGGGCCGACCCTACAGCAGCAGAACGACGAGAATCTCGGAGCGGATGGCGAAGCGATCGCCATTGTTAAGGAGATTTCAATGCTTCTTTCTCTGTACAAATGGATTTTCTTTATGAGTTCCAGTACTTATAACTGAATTGGgtgagaattgaagaagaaactCAAGAAAGGCGGAAGAAACTGCCTAACAGAGTTTGTTCACTAGTCTCTACTCTCTACGATGTTCAGGTGAAATCCCCATCACAATTCCTTTtctgaaaattgattttttttttctaattattaaaaatgtttctCGGTACAGTAGTAACAAGAGGTGAATATAGACCACAACTTAATAGGGTCCATACATTTTCAGTAAGGACTATAATAttgcaaattaaatatatgaataatatatataatacattatatcaCTATCCGCTTAAACTTTGAGTCACATTTGATATCATAATCACATTCACGTCACCTTATACTTGAATATGTATTTGATCAGATTGctaacttggtaaccacaatgttacaaattcaaattttaatgaaAGTAACTATTGGCCGTCATGATTTGAACCGATCAACTATAAACAACTTAGAATAGCTTTGAAGTTTTTTGTTAGCTACTGTCACAAAACGGGATTTTCTAGTGACACAAGACGAAGTTTTTTTAGTGACCAATGCACACCCTCGAGTAGTTACTGCAAGTTTCTGGTCACTTGCCCGCAGCGGAGAAGGTTTCTGGTCActcaaaaaagttttaaaaataaaaaatatgtacCCAATTATTTTTAAGATGTGGAAATTagagatataattttattcaagaaacaaagaactttTGATTCATACACTTTTGGTTCATACATTTCATCaatgtaataattatttcaaCCGAGTAAATGAGGAAGTAGAAATGCTGTAAGTACATGTTACACTATATCAGAATGCAAAGCGTATGGTCAAATCTTTAATCGGAAAGAAATGGCTGAGAACCGATAAGTGCAAGTTTTAGAGAGTTAAGGTTCAGATAATTGAAACTAAACACCAGCTCTTGGGTTGCCTGCACCTGCTGCCACAACACCCATGCCACCATCTGTAGTGACATCTGCCGTTTCCTGGGCAGTTGATTGTGTAATGGCAACCCGGTCACCATCAAGCTCATTCACAAGTTCATCAATTTTGCGGAACTGGTAAGGCCATCTGACGTTGTACAAAAACTGTCGAAGATCAAACCTGTTGTCCTCTGGTGAGTAACTCTGCACGATACAAAACGGTTGAGTATTGAGTGGCTTTTGGAGTTATAGACTAGGCGGGAAATTACAAGTGCATTTACTAACGGaagaaattctttattttttcagtttGGAAAACTGGAGAATAGAAGTAAATGCAGGCTAATGAGGAGAGGTACCTCAGCATGGTATGAAGGCGTTAACACAGTCATCTTGTGTCTATTAATGGAATAGTACTTGAAGAAATACTTTACTTTATCAGCCACCTCCTTTGGCGTTAACTTTGTACCCCATTTGTAACAGAGATTCTGCAGTGCCAATTTTAATTCGTGATGCAAATAATAGTTATGAAACACAAAATAAGgttcaaaatatatacttcATATAAAGCGCAAACCTTAAACATTGATACAGGCCCACAGCGGAAAATCTTGCGCATTCTTCCATAAACCGAGAGTTCGTCATATGTCATTCCCATGTCCACTTCATCCAGCTGTTTCACATAAATAGCATCAGACTTCACATAATGTAACTCATATTCAGATTGGAACTGTTGTGCTTACATTCAACAAGCAGTCAAGAAAAACCTTCTAGTAGCAATGAACATATAAAATGCAGATATggatttcaaaaataaataaataaataaaatgcagATATGACCAATAGATGTGCCCATAACTGTGACAAAAGACCAGGAAGAAGTATCCAGAACAAATGACTAAAAAACTAGTGTGCCAAAACTAAGACCTGGCTATAGTTGGATCGTATAGGCTCCAATTCAGCAGTGGGAGGGGCTGCTTCAATTTCTGCCAAGGATGAGTAACCAAGATGAATGGCTGCCCATCTCAGAAATGTTCGAAGATCCGTCTTACTGATACTTCCAATTGGATTTATATCAGCTGAACTGCAATCATACTGCAACATGCAGAGAGTTAAAAATTACATTGGTACGTTGCTTCCAATACATTAAGTGCATGCCATTTTTATGTTATGGAGTATTAACAGGTGATTCTGGCCATccaaaatacaaataaaacaagaatGTGGTTCACCTTTGTTAGATAACCACGCAATGCTTCATCTACATTGGAGCTACCCAAAACCAAATAAAAACCTGGTTTACTATGAACCCATGGCAGGAGTGATGCTAGCATGAATGCTAGGACCATTCTGACTCGAGCTTGAATATTTTGCAGTGCCAAGTTCTCAGTGTTTGATCCCCCATCTACCTGGAAATGAAGAATCAGTAAGtcaatattgtcaaataaagaaGGTCCCTTAGTCAAATAAGTGAACTAAAAATGGTTCTCCCAGAATGCTTGAACATCCAATCAATACCAACTTATCTATTGGCCAAAATATACTTGCTATTAAGATATCTTTTAGTtaataaacaacaaaaatgaaGTTTCAACCATTATACCTTATAGCGTGGACGCTTCCCAGTAAGTGTTTGAAACAAAGAGATCAGAGAAGAGACCACTACATCTATGCTAACATTAAGATGCCATGATCCAATTTCATCTGCCAGAAGCTTTGCCCTAGATGTGGTGGCTTCAGAACTATTGTAAACATTACACAGAATCACCAAGATGAGGACAGTTTGAAACAATGAAttctaaaattcaaacaaaagaAGACACTTGACAGTTTTGCTTTCATTTTCTGGTGCACTATAACCTAATTGACAGGGCCATTGTTGCTATATTTGATTAGTACTGACAACTTGTCGATCTAGATGAttgtttttatgcatttatttTGATAGAAAATTAATTTACTAATCAATGGACTGCTTGTCCCGAACATATGGAAAGGAAAGCAGATAAACATGAATTCCAAGAGTTTTGAGTCAAAGATGCTACTGCACCAAATTTGGAAGTAATTTCAGTTCACACTTTGTCTCCTAATTGAAGGGCCATTTATATTAAAGCACAAAGTAGAGTTGGCTCTGTCCTAGTTCATCTGCCAACATTTCCACCCTAATTGGTTTCagttcataaataataaatatttttattgttattgacTTTCTTTATAGTTTGTTCTTCCTTTAAGCATCTCCTAGatgccttttctttttttaatgactCAAATCATTActtaccaaaaataaataaatgatgttttagacttttagtggTGGTTTAATACAGAATTGCTTGACCAAAACAAGGATGTATAAATTAATTCCAAGTCCAGCGCAATTTTGCAAGCAACTGCAAAGATTTAATACTGTaaattcttttctttctttctttctttctttttttgggcAAGTATAACTGTAAacatatcaaaattcaaaattacctAGGTTAATCTAGATCCAATATCATTATATTAGATAAGAAACTTAGATGTTTAACACATGAACTCTTAAATACATAGTAAGGTAAGGTGCAAAGGCACAATAGTCTTAAAAGCATACCTATTTTCAGATCCCATGAAAACTGTATAAAATATCCGTTTAGCAAATTCTTTGCTATCTGTTGGGAACTTTCCATCAGTGTAATGGCCAATTCGCATAGCATCAGCTTTGACTTGTTCATCCCCATTTGCAATTTCTGCATATCACATGCATTTTTCTTATTAATAAGTACTTCTACATTCAACAGTCATTCAGGTCTACATTAATTGGGAGGCCTGGTTGCCTAATGCCTAGCGAAGAAACTTCTCAAACCACTTGAATTATTTTCACTAGGCTGAGTTAGTCAAGCTGAGCAGTTGACCCTGCTATTGAAGCTTGGGTCTTTCAAAAAGTGAGCATACATTAATGTAATTGTAGTCCATGGTATCAGCCTAAGACTCAGTACAAGAGATCTCAAGTTCAATTCCCCGTCCCTCAAATTTATTACCCAAAAGAGAAGCATTGATCTTCATACTCGGCTCACTTAAACAGGTCAAACCAAACTCaagtattcaaataaaattccaAAATAAACAGGTTTAGCACAACTTTTATCATTAAAAAGCAAACTTTTCACCAAAGACTATTCAGTTAGACTGTAAAATGGGGTGATAAAATAATATGAGATTCATGTTCAGATGAAAAGGGACTAAGGGAGATTAAAGTACCTTTAACTACAAGCTGACACATTGATCCAACTATTGCGGCAACAGAGGAACTATCTGCACCACCTGAAAGTGGGAGCAAAAAACCAGATGCACCACTTCTTCTTAAATAATCCCATAGCCAGCAAGCAGGCCCAAGAGATATTTCCTCCTCGGGGGAGTGATACCTAATCTACAAACAGTAAGCAAAGCTGACTATGCAAAGTTTTGATTGAGGAAGCTAAAACATGGCTGATTGTAGCAAAAGCCAATCAGCTTAGACAACCACTAGAATTGCtagatgaaaagaaaaaaacacatTTGAGCAAACAGAGAGATGAAACATtacaagaaaaaacaaatgtaaTGGCCTTTTAACAAGAAAGCAAGAGGTCTTATTACCTTAAGAGGACTAGATAGTGACCTTTGGAGATTAAAGGATTGGCAAAGCTTGTAAGCAACAACTACTGCAGAAACTTTTGGTTTGCAACTAGCCTGCTCTTGAAAACTACTGATAGATGCTCTAAGACTAGCAACCTAGCATATAAAGCAAAAGGAAAAATTGGTAATCGATTAGCTAAcagtataatatattaataaacagcatataaataatgtattccAACTGCAACACAACAGAAAAGCAAGATGTTTTAGAATCATACATTAGGTAGAAACATTCAACTAGTATAACTTTGTAAAATAAAAGCAACAATAATCAAGCTTTATTTAGCTTTTTAAAACTATACTGATTTATCTAGTAAAAACTATACTGAATATGCATTTTAGGCATATCACTAAATACATGACAATCTTGAATGTCTCCCATAGCTACTCATGAAACCCAGATGAGTGCAAGCAAGTGATAAATCAAAATGCCACCTCAATTCCTTCTCAACTCTTATCAAATAAATCCGTGACTTCTAATTACAATGTAAGAAGGGAGGTCCAAGTTCCATGGCATCCCATTAttcacaaaataataaataatctaaatgccattttttttacattaagaACCAtacaaaagaaacaaataacaaaatacaACAGTACTTGAAGAATGGAAAAGAGCAAATGAATATAATGATTAATGAATGTGTCTCATGCATTGTATCATACAAGTTACTGGCAATGCAAAATCAGAATATAAGAACTTAGGCACAGGAAAAAGGCATGTTTTTACAATGTAGAcccatgctttaattttttcaattaagaGTTTGCACCATACCGCATCTAGGTCAATTTCAGCAAACACCATTTCAACATCCTTCAGAGAAAATTGTGAACCTTGAGCTAAAAGATCTCCATTCACAACCACACAAGAACATCCATCTGCAgaacaaaaaataatcaaataggCCATTTTCCTAATTCCATAACTCAATAGTTAAGAGCAGAATTGCTAGTAGAATGAGTAAAAAGCACTAAAATAAGGAACTAAAATCCTACAAAGAAATATCAATAAGTTTAATCAAAACAAGAGATATTTTAAACTGAAAAGTGAATAGGTTGCATGCTATTACCAAAATAAAGCCGACCGCCATCACATCCTTGTTGATTGCTGTACATGTATACTCCTCCACGCATGTGCGTGGCACTTATGAAAGCACGAATGCGAAGATCAAGCTTTCTTAATTGATGATGACTTCCACTTGCATTCATAAACACTTCAACGCCATTCAATGCAAGTTCACCATGGGGTGGTGAAGGTACAAAAAGTTCCTCACAAACTTCAGCTGCAACAGCTCTGAGGGAAACATTTATTCCAACACGTTAGATGTGTCAGCTCTGTCAAAAGTTTGGTGCCTGTTAACCAAATGCCTCACTTTGGACTAGATTTAATGCTACTATAAATCAGGCATTGTTTTAGTTATATGTTCAGAAGCATTTAGGCAGAGAAGTCTCTCAGAAACAGTTtatgaattgaaaatttttggatTTCATAACTTCTGTGAAATTAAAATCTTAGATCAAAATCTATGAATATTTAATATCACTGTGAAGAAAAATAGAAAGGATAGACATAACCTACGTGTCTAAGAACTGGATATAGCCATAGCCAAATGGCACAGTTGTCTGAGACAAAGCTTCAGAAATTTCACTTGGGAGCTGAAAATCCTCAAGATCTCTTCTCTTCCATGCGGTAAACCATCGAAGTTCCCTGTAGTTTCCATCATTTGCTAGCCACATCTTGGGCCGTATCATTAATATTTTCCTGTTAAGACAAAATACTTGACAGTTGTAATGCTCTGACCCTTTGACAACAGGCATTCCAAAACTACACAATATGCCATCTGTCCAATCACCTAGTAGTAATTCTTTTAAGCACTCCCACCTGCAAATTTGCTAGAACATGAGCATCCTTTGTAAAAACTGAAGGTAGCGCAAATCAACAATTTACTATGCAGATTAAAGTACGGAGTAACATTTTAATACACCAATATAAGAACAAAATTAACATCTCCTTGCACTAAAActccttttttttaatatctattTATCAACATTATCTTAATTCTAATGGGACGCAGACTTGTTTCAGTGTACACAGCTTTGACTGAGTAACTAAAATTCACTTACTTT
It includes:
- the LOC116033692 gene encoding glutamine-dependent NAD(+) synthetase, with translation MRLLKVATCNLNQWAMDFDCNMKNIKDSISRAKAAGAVIRLGPELEITGYGCEDHFLELDTVSHAWECLKELLLGDWTDGILCSFGMPVVKGSEHYNCQVFCLNRKILMIRPKMWLANDGNYRELRWFTAWKRRDLEDFQLPSEISEALSQTTVPFGYGYIQFLDTAVAAEVCEELFVPSPPHGELALNGVEVFMNASGSHHQLRKLDLRIRAFISATHMRGGVYMYSNQQGCDGGRLYFDGCSCVVVNGDLLAQGSQFSLKDVEMVFAEIDLDAVASLRASISSFQEQASCKPKVSAVVVAYKLCQSFNLQRSLSSPLKIRYHSPEEEISLGPACWLWDYLRRSGASGFLLPLSGGADSSSVAAIVGSMCQLVVKEIANGDEQVKADAMRIGHYTDGKFPTDSKEFAKRIFYTVFMGSENSSEATTSRAKLLADEIGSWHLNVSIDVVVSSLISLFQTLTGKRPRYKVDGGSNTENLALQNIQARVRMVLAFMLASLLPWVHSKPGFYLVLGSSNVDEALRGYLTKYDCSSADINPIGSISKTDLRTFLRWAAIHLGYSSLAEIEAAPPTAELEPIRSNYSQLDEVDMGMTYDELSVYGRMRKIFRCGPVSMFKNLCYKWGTKLTPKEVADKVKYFFKYYSINRHKMTVLTPSYHAESYSPEDNRFDLRQFLYNVRWPYQFRKIDELVNELDGDRVAITQSTAQETADVTTDGGMGVVAAGAGNPRAGV